One genomic segment of Gadus chalcogrammus isolate NIFS_2021 chromosome 3, NIFS_Gcha_1.0, whole genome shotgun sequence includes these proteins:
- the LOC130379323 gene encoding phosphoinositide 3-kinase regulatory subunit 6 codes for MSHNVPWVSQSNHHGMEAAAGRTPALSEPDLYRSVQAILPRERDCHLTGMLRWTLNKKVQNRPDGNSSLVCVVIKELEKAERLDCRKNIIPLLHTLMYAVLQTAHMPAELHKRVYNFCKRLLTFPQPYCSTGLSYSRLMKAECCTPGLMYQRRVVAEQSLKNQHYPFQERVFVFADPEVFSGPLGMLLQADIQASNLGPHGLLTPLDHMSSVIQHSIQAALGPQRCNGPSLVQALRDMGQDVEPYFQEVVATLEQNAKVGCMPGKGGMLGGRLDQLYQEILATARAGPLSCGPLCDSRLPNPEISFHMWTDEEDIRKELYRCVRSSSMSEQFSLSQDPGDALETSDLLDPPDTPRHSVMSVDSGIERDLPPTTAEAEWYDQMSADLPVSPSADFKCGQEVAGRLSRKGGMKMKPTVSDSMVLMQDTLEEHGGLGGVGEVSRRTLQRQTGGSSTQAARSFSKEPRPFTARIVVMGDDRVLGRLAKAYYGLRKREARKLFLTQKVNLQFYYIPVSASSVKENVAPTKEQCCAFGSYLGMVDPWYNCHIRSLGVTIPELAKKHTNIGQQESLLSDVISYYVRMGREPVRFSIYQVKISFCCLTKEPVEQVFLSHLEMELPEFRRISPAVKEKQQWKTLGDISGAVVSMNYKRVTLSGRDVDTALSVKMFGAQITAIPSNETEDLNCLTLTLNEAQTKNKSNLEQKIRISYIKIRSLEKRSFTVTLDKDTRRAFKDVQSIEISSCLDPCYCLHKSSHTKPGGTGDGAGLSQYMNRGLPLAINTFSGIIN; via the exons ATGAGCCACAACGTGCCCTGGGTTAGCCAGAGCAATCATCACGGCATGGAGGCGGCag CTGGCAGAACCCCCGCGCTGTCGGAGCCTGACCTCTACCGCAGTGTGCAGGCCATCCTGCCCCGAGAACGAGACTGTCATCtcacag GCATGCTCAGATGGACACTCAATAAGAAGGTTCAGAACCGCCCGGACGGCAACTCGTCCCTGGTTTGTGTcgtcatcaaagagctggagaaG GCCGAGAGGCTGGACTGTCGCAAAAACATAATTCCTCTGCTGCACACACTCATGTAcgctgtgttacag ACAGCCCACATGCCTGCTGAGCTCCACAAGCGCGTCTACAACTTCTGCAAGAGGCTCCTGACCTTCCCCCAGCCGTACTGCTCCACAGGCCTCAGCTACAGCAGACTCATGAAGGCTGAGTGCTGCACTCCag GCCTGATGTATCAGAGGAGGGTTGTAGCCGAACAGAGCTTGAAGAACCAGCATTACCCCTTTCAGGAGAG gGTGTTTGTTTTCGCGGACCCTGAGGTTTTCTCGGGGCCCCTGGGCATGCTCCTGCAGGCTGACATCCAAGCCTCCAACTTGGGGCCCCATGGGCTCCTGACTCCACTGGACCACATGAGCAGCGTGATCCAGCACTCCATCCAGGCGGCTCTGGGGCCCCAGCGCTGTAACGGCCCCAGCCTGGTCCAGGCCCTCAGG gaCATGGGACAGGATGTGGAGCCTTACTTCCAGGAAGTGGTAGCGACTCTCGAGCAGAACGCCAAGGTGGGCTGCATGCCGGGGAAGGGGGGCATGCTGGGAGGTCGTCTGGATCAGCTCTACCAAGAAATTCTGGCCACGGCACGTGCAG GTCCATTGTCATGCGGGCCGCTGTGTGACAGCCGCCTTCCCAACCCAGAGATCAGCTTCCATATGTGGACAGACGAGGAGGacatca GGAAGGAGCTGTACAGATGTGTgcgctcctcctccatgtcggAGCAGTTCTCCCTGAGCCAGGACCCCGGGGACGCTCTGGAGACGTCTGACCTCCTGGACCCTCCGGACACCCCCCGCCACTCGGTCATGTCCGTGGACAGCGGCATCGAGCgagacctcccccccaccacagccGAGGCTGAGTGGTATGACCAGATGTCCGCGGACTTACCTGTGTCGCCCTCGGCGGACTTCAAATG TGGGCAGGAGGTGGCCGGCAGGCTGAGCCGGAAGGGGGGCATGAAGATGAAGCCCACGGTGAGCGACAGCATGGTGCTGATGCAGGACACCCTGGAGGAGcatgggggtctgggtggggtcgGGGAGGTCTCCCGAAGGACCCTGCAGCGCCAGACGGGCGGCAGCTCCACCCAGGCCGCACGCTCCTTTTCCAAGGAGCCGCGCCCCTTCACTGCCAGGATCGTCGTCATGGGAGACGACAGGGTGCTGGGACGCCTGGCCAAAGCTTACTACGGTCTCAG GAAGAGGGAAGCGCGGAAGCTCTTTCTGACGCAAAAAGTTAACCTCCAGTTTTACTACATTCCCGTCAGCGCCTCCTCTGTCAAA GAAAATGTTGCTCCAACCAAGGAGCAATGTTGTGCGTTTGGCTCCTACCTGGGCATGGTGGACCCCTGGTATAACTGCCACATCCGGAGCCTGGGCGTCACCATTCCTGAGCTAGCTAAAAAG CACACCAACATCGGTCAGCAGGAGTCCCTGCTGTCTGACGTCATCTCCTACTACGTGCGCATGGGCCGGGAGCCCGTGCGCTTCTCTATCTACCAGGTGAAG ATCTCCTTCTGCTGCCTGACCAAGGAGCCTGTGGAGCAGGTGTTCCTGTCTCACCTTGAGATGGAGCTTCCAGAGTTCAGACGCATCTCTCCCGCCGTCAAAG AGAAACAACAGTGGAAGACTTTGGGCGACATCAGCGGAGCGGTGGTCTCGATGAACTACAAAAGG GTGACATTAAGCGGTCGTGATGTGGACACCGCTCTCTCCGTCAAGATGTTCGGCGCCCAGATCACCGCCATACCCTCTAATGAAACGGAAG ATCTGAACTGTTTGACACTGACTTTGAACGAAGCTCAGACCAAGAATAAAAGCAATCTG GAGCAGAAGATCAGGATCAGTTACATCAAGATCCGCTCTCTGGAGAAGCGGTCGTTCACAGTCACCCTGGACAAAGACACTCGGAGGGCCTTCAAAGACGTCCAGAG CATCGAGATCTCCTCGTGTCTGGACCCATGCTACTGCCTCCACAAGTCGAGTCACACCAAGCCCGGCGGGACCGGCGACGGGGCCGGACTGAGCCAGTACATGAACCGAGGACTTCCCCTGGCCATCAACACCTTCTCAGGCATCatcaactga
- the pik3r6a gene encoding bMERB domain-containing protein 1, which translates to MEKKRGASHQYGALECTQWTTDIKETEGDAVSMADSSVTKDDIEGELFKIERIRDVLVRRESELRYMMDDIQLCKEITRLKKELQKLVSIPDKDKSAEDRQREEQLLLQIHKLVETRDYLVEDVEFERLREREEDKEMAEFLKTKFPENKKKGTVPVRRGARRAPQQPSSPFTKTGLSLLKECCGFTCSVM; encoded by the exons ATGGAGAAGAAGCGGGGTGCATCTCATCAGTACGGGGCTCTGGAATGTACTCAATGGACAACGGACATTAAGGAAACAG AGGGAGACGCTGTTTCCATGGCGGACTCCAGCGTAACCAAGGACGACATCGAGGGGGAGCTTTTCAAGATCGAGAGGATCCGGGACGTGCTGGTCCGCAGGGAGTCAGAGCTCAGATACAT GATGGATGACATCCAGCTCTGTAAGGAGATCACACGTCTGAAGAAGGAGCTCCAGAAGCTGGTCTCCATTCCAG ATAAGGACAAGTCAGCGGAGGAccggcagagagaggagcagctcCTGCTGCAGATCCACAAGCTGGTGGAGACCAGAGACTACCTGGTGGAGGACGTGGAGTTTGAGCGGCTACG agagagggaagaagacaaAGAGATGGCAGAGTTTCTAAAAACCAAGTTCCCTGAAAACAAGAAGAAAG GTACCGTGCCCGTCAGAAGGGGGGCCCGGCGGGCCCCGCAgcagccctcctcccccttcaccaAGACCGGCCTCAGCCTGCTGAAGGAGTGCTGTGGCTTCACCTGCTCCGTCATGTAG